One region of Armigeres subalbatus isolate Guangzhou_Male chromosome 3, GZ_Asu_2, whole genome shotgun sequence genomic DNA includes:
- the LOC134222924 gene encoding uncharacterized protein LOC134222924, with the protein MHRMVSLSSVGGLLLLVVAVFASIVAADAHQTPWILTLHQRRNCTDKMITKKICRGVVIDSWRILTVASCVRSGVDLVIEGSCGVPDWVVVNASVDPTADLAMLHMDLPLPPSRSRIEFLNFKKASIGEVQLDTTRGMQKVSLLEGDVCAKTFWKTNEGKLFIAPNCYTLPGSPLFFQESHRRVIIGLVSSIPEECNTTLCPIQVTDFSHYHDWFSQMFREEPNPSIKLPNIPATVVFSFLKLLAVISSLGGISFAFCCVMFLISN; encoded by the exons ATGCATCGGATGGTGTCACTCAGCAGTGTGGGAGGGTTGTTGCTGTTGGTCGTGGCAGTATTTGCTTCGATAGTGGCGGCCGATGCCCATCAGACGCCATGGATTCTAACGCTGCATCAGCGAAGAAATTGTACTGACAAGATGATTACCAAGAAGATATGCCGCGGAGTGGTGATCGACAGTTGGAGAATATTGACAGTGGCTTCTTGTGTCCGTTCCGGTGTTGATTTGGTTATAGAAGGTTCCTGTGGCGTTCCGGATTGGGTTGTCGTTAATGCGTCAGTGGACCCTACTGCGGATCTGGCCATG TTGCACATGGACTTGCCACTTCCTCCCAGCAGATCCcgaatagaatttttgaattttaaaaaggcGTCTATCGGTGAAGTACAGTTGGATACAACGCGTGGTATGCAGAAGGTTTCACTCTTAGAAGGCGATGTGTGTGCAAAGACATTCTGGAAAACTAATGAAGGCAAACTCTTCATCGCACCCAATTGCTACACACTGCCAGGGAGTCCGTTATTTTTCCAAGAAAGTCATCGACGTGTCATTATAGGTTTGGTATCATCAATCCCGGAGGAGTGCAACACCACATTGTGCCCCATCCAAGTAACAGACTTTTCCCACTACCATGATTGGTTCTCGCAAATGTTTAGAGAAGAACCGAACCCCTCCATCAAACTACCCAATATTCCTGCCACCGTGGTCTTCAGCTTCCTGAAACTGCTGGCTGTGATCAGCTCCCTTGGTGGTATTTCGTTTGCCTTCTGCTGTGTCATGTTTCTGATCTCCAACTAA